NNNNNNNNNNNNNNNNNNNNNNNNNNNNNNNNNNNNNNNNNNNNNNNNNNNNNNNNNNNNNNNNNNNNNNNNNNNNNNNNNNNNNNNNNNNNNNNNNNNNNNNNNNNNNNNNNNNNNNNNNNNNNNNNNNNNNNNNNNNNNNNNNNNNNNNNNNNNNNNNNNNNNNNNNNNNNNNNNNNNNNNNNNNNNNNNNNNNNNNNNNNNNNNNNNNNNNNNNNNNNNNNNNNNNNNNNNNNNNNNNNNNNNNNNNNNNNNNNNNNNNNNNNNNNNNNNNNNNNNNNNNNNNNNNNNNNNNNNNNNNNNNNNNNNNNNNNNNNNNNNNNNNNNNNNNNNNNNNNNNNNNNNNNNNNNNNNNNNNNNNNNNNNNNNNNNNNNNNNNNNNNNNNNNNNNNNNNNNNNNNNNNNNNNNNNNNNNNNNNNNNNNNNNNNNNNNNNNNNNNNNNNNNNNNNNNNNNTCTTGCGCGGGGGCGGGAGGCAGCCACCACCTCGCGCTCGtagccggccgcggcgggggccgcgctcgccgcgtcGGCGGCCGTCGCGCGGCTCCGCGGCGCCCGCGCGGGTGCCTTCCGGGCGCGCGCCTCCCAGGCGCTAGCGGCCTCCGTGCAGTGGTTCatcggggaggcggagggggaggagccGCAGCATCACCGGGCGAGCaagaagggggcggcggaggtgcgGGAGGGCGTGGAGTTCTACAGCAACGGGGACCGGTACGAGGGGGAGTTCCACGGCGggcgctgcagcggcggcggcgtctacAGCTTATTCGGCAAGGGCAAGTACGAGGGCGACTGGGTGGAAGGCAAGTACGACGGCTACGGCGTCGAGAGCTGGGCGCGCGGCAGCCGGTACCGCGGCCAGTACAGGCAGGGGCtccgccacggccacggcgtcTACCGGTTCTACAGCGGGGACTGCTACGCGGGGGAGTGGGCGGGCGGCCAGAGCCACGGCATCGGCGCACAGACCTGCTCCGACGGCAGCTCCTATGCCGGCGAGTTCAAGGGCGGCGTCAAGCACGGCCTCGGCTCCTACCATTTCAGGTAAGAAGCATCACATTGGAATGGAATGGTCCCATCTTTTCGTGCCCAATCGACGACATTTCATTCCTCCCAACTGTTCCATTGCTAATTCTACTAGTTCCTGTCGACAACAAAATCCTCTGCAGGAACGGTGATCGGTATGCGGGGGAGTACTTTGCAGACAAGATCCACGGTTTCGGTGTCTACACCTTCGCCAATGGCCACTGCTACGAGGGCTCGTGGCACGAAGGGAAGAAGCAGGGGTTCGGGATGTACGCATTTCGGAATAGCGATGAGCGAGCAGGGGAGTGGGATTCTGGAATCCTGAAGAACTCATTGCCTCTGTCAGACCCCGCTGTTCAGCGTTCACTACAGGTATCCAGCAATTCCCCAAGCACATATTGCCGATTGATATGCTTATCTGCTTCAGTAATTCTGACTGCTCCGTTGCGCAATCAGGCTGCTCGACGGGCTGCGGTCAGCGCCGTTCACCTCCCAAGAGTGGATGAGCAGGTGAACAAGGCCGTCATGGCTGCAAACAGAGCGGCCACAGCTGCCCGAGTCGCTGCCATCAAGGCAGTGCAGAACCGGATCGATGGCAAGCTCTGTTTCATCGACGTGTGAAGCATGTTCAAGAATTGTGCCCTTCCTTCACTTGTAAACTGTACATTAGCGTAGCGAAGAGCGGCAATAACCAATTGCTGAGGTTCGCGACCGGAGCCGCACAACCGCTTGCTCCGTGTTGGAGGGATCAGTAAGATCGGCAGCCACCAAAGGGCTGAGCTGCTGTTGTTTTCATCAAGAGGTTCGCATCGTGCTAGATTGCCAAGAGCAAGGTGACCGTCTTCCTCAATCCTCATCCTCCTTGTGCAGGCTGTAAATTGTAGATAGTTCCATCCATGCCTGATCCATGGCGGAGGCGGTGATCTGTCAGTGGCTCTCTTGTCTTTTTGTTGCTCCCTGTTGTGCTGTATGTGCATTGTACATGTANNNNNNNNNNNNNNNNNNNNNNNNNNNNNNNNNNNNNNNNNNNNNNNNNNNNNNNNNNNNNNNNNNNNNNNNNNNNNNNNNNNNNNNNNNNNNNNNNNNNNNNNNNNNNNNNNNNNNNNNNNNNNNNNNNNNNNNNNNNNNNNNNNNNNNNNNNNNNNNNNNNNNNNNNNNNNNNNNNNNNNNNNNNNNNNNNNNNNNNNNNNNNNNNNNNNNNNNNNNNNNNNNNNNNNNNNNNNNNNNNNNNNNNNNNNNNNNNNNNNNNNNNNNNNNNNNNNNNNNNNNNNNNNNNNNNNNNNNNNNNNNNNNNNNNNNNNNNNNNNNNNNNNNNNNNNNNNNNNNNNNNNNNNNNNNNNNNNNNNNNNNNNNNNNNNNNNNNNNNNNNNNNNNNNNNNNNNNNNNNNNNNNNNNNNNNNNNNNNNNNNNNNNNNNNNNNNNNNNNNNNNNNNNNNNNNNNNNNNNNNNNNNNNNNNNNNNNNNNNNNNNNNNNNNNNNNNNNNNNNNNNNNNNNNNNNNNNNNNNNNNNNNNNNNNNNNNNNNNNNNNNNNNNNNNNNNNNNNNNNNNNNNNNNNNNNNNNNNNNNNNNNNNNNNNNNNNNNNNNNNNNNNNNNNNNNNNNNNNNNNNNNNNNNNNNNNNNNNNNNNNNNNNNNNNNNNNNNNNNNNNNNNNNNNNNNNNNNNNNNNNNNNNNNNNNNNNNNNNNNNNNNNNNNNNNNNNNNNNNNNNNNNNNNNNNNNNNNNNNNNNNNNNNNNNNNNNNNNNNNNNNNNNNNNNNNNNNNNNNNNNNNNNNNNNNNNNNNNNNNNNNNNNNNNNNNNNNNNNNNNNNNNNNNNNNNNNNNNNNNNNNNNNNNNNNNNNNNNNNNNNNNNNNNNNNNNNNNNNNNNNNNNNNNNNNNNNNNNNNNNNNNNNNNNNNNNNNNNNNNNNNNNNNNNNNNNNNNNNNNNNNNNNNNNNNNNNNNNNNNNNNNNNNNNNNNNNNNNNNNNNNNNNNNNNNNNNNNNNNNNNNNNNNNNNNNNNNNNNNNNNNNNNNNNNNNNNNNNNNNNNNNNNNNNNNNNNNNNNNNNNNNNNNNNNNNNNNNNNNNNNNNNNNNNNNNNNNNNNNNNNNNNNNNNNNNNNNNNNNNNNNNNNNNNNNNNNNNNNNNNNNNNNNNNNNNNNNNNNNNNNNNNNNNNNNNNNNNNNNNNNNNNNNNNNNNNNNNNNNNNNNNNNNNNNNNNNNNNNNNNNNNNNNNNNNNNNNNNNNNNNNNNNNNNNNNNNNNNNNNNNNNNNNNNNNNNNNNNNNNNNNNNNNNNNNNNNNNNNNNNNNNNNNNNNNNNNNNNNNNNNNNNNNNNNNNNNNNNNNNNNNNNNNNNNNNNNNNNNNNNNNNNNNNNNNNNNNNNNNNNNNNNNNNNNNNNNNNNNNNNNNNNNNNNNNNNNNNNNNNNNNNNNNNNNNNNNNNNNNNNNNNNNNNNNNNNNNNNNNNNNNNNNNNNNNNNNNNNNNNNNNNNNNNNNNNNNNNNNNNNNNNNNNNNNNNNNNNNNNNNNNNNNNNNNNNN
The genomic region above belongs to Setaria italica strain Yugu1 chromosome VI, Setaria_italica_v2.0, whole genome shotgun sequence and contains:
- the LOC101774789 gene encoding LOW QUALITY PROTEIN: junctophilin-3-like (The sequence of the model RefSeq protein was modified relative to this genomic sequence to represent the inferred CDS: deleted 1 base in 1 codon), whose protein sequence is MEVAEVAGRGRSSGSKGDGTERWERGGKRSAGASDSVEGERAASGVEESERRGMGRWKTETGGEGSHHLALVAAAAGAALAASAAVARLRGARAGAFRARASQALAASVQWFIGEAEGEEPQHHRASKKGAAEVREGVEFYSNGDRYEGEFHGGRCSGGGVYSLFGKGKYEGDWVEGKYDGYGVESWARGSRYRGQYRQGLRHGHGVYRFYSGDCYAGEWAGGQSHGIGAQTCSDGSSYAGEFKGGVKHGLGSYHFRNGDRYAGEYFADKIHGFGVYTFANGHCYEGSWHEGKKQGFGMYAFRNSDERAGEWDSGILKNSLPLSDPAVQRSLQAARRAAVSAVHLPRVDEQVNKAVMAANRAATAARVAAIKAVQNRIDGKLCFIDV